The genomic region AGGATTTGTGGCTTGGGGAGCAAGTCGGAGGCAAGCCGCGCAACCCGCTGCCACGTCGTGCCGTCGGTCTGGCTGCGGCGCCGAAGCATTCGCCTCCAGTGTTCGATGACGAAGTAGCGGAAGGCGGCAAGCGCTCGGCTGTTGGTCGGCACCGCATGGTAATTGAAGTACCCGGTGACGACCTGCCGCAGCCATTTGCCCTGTTCGAGCACCGACTGGTGCATGCGCCGTTGCAGCCCCTGCTTCACGGCTTGCAGCTTCGCCCGCATGCGATCCTTGCGAGACTTGCGCCTGATCTGGAACTTGCCTTGCCTGGATCGGCCGCAGATGAAGGTGAAGCCGAGGAAGCTGAAGGTCTCCGGCTTGCCGAGCCCGCGACGCCGGCGGTTGTCCTCCGCATGGCGTCCGAACTCGATCAGCCGGGTCTTCTCGGGATGCAGTGACAGCGCGAACTCCTTAAGCCGTATGCGCAGTTCTTCGAGGAAGTGCCGGGCCTCATCCTCATGCTCAAAGCCGACAATGAAGTCGTCGGCGTATCGCACGATGATCATGTCACCCGTGGCCTCGCGCCGTCGGAAGCGTTCGGCCCACAGATCAAGGGCATAGTGCAGGTAGATGTTGGCAAGCAGCGGCGAGATCACCGCCCCTTGCGCTGTCCCCTGCTCGCTGACCCTGACCGTCCCTTCTTCGAGGACACCCGCCTTGAGCCATTTGCGGATCAGGCGGATGATGCGCTGGTCGCCGATCCGATGCTCTACGAAGCGGATCAGCCATTCCTGGTCCACCGTGTCGAAGAACGCCCGGATGTCGGCGTCGACAATGAAGTTCACCTTTCTGCGCTCGATTCCGACCATGAGCGCATTCATCGCATCGTGCGTGCTGCGCCCGGGCCGGAACCCGTACGAGAACCCGAGGAAGTCTTCCTCATAGATCGCGTTGAGCACAGCGGCCGTTGCCCGCTGGACGATCTTGTCCTCAAGGGCCGCAATCGCCAGGGGTCGCTGCCGTCCGTCCGGCTTCGGGATATAGACCCGCCGCGACGGCTGTGGTCGATACGCGCCCCGGTGGATACGAGCATGCAGGTCCTCGAGATTGGCCTTGAGGTTTTGCTCATAGTCCCGCCACGTCACCCCGTCCGCGCCCGCCGCGGCATGCTTCTTCAGCGCGAAGAACTCCGCCGCGAGCAGGTCGGGATTGATGTGGTGGAGCAGCGCGGTGAACCTCTCCTTCTTCCTTTCCCTTGCCGTTCGCCGTATGCGTTCCAGCGCAGGTGTCACGCTTGTCCGGCTCGGCGTCCGGGACGTGCTTTGCTGGTCCGCATTCCCCTCGGTCACGGCCCTTTGCTCCACCTGCTCCTCCGCGGATCGCTCCGCTTCGTTCGCCGGCTTCCCAGCTACTACGGCCGCATCCGACTTCCCGCACCTGTTCATCATCGGCTTCGGCTCCTCGCCTTCCCGATGCGGACCTTGGAGGCTTGTTGCCATCGGCCAGATGCGGGACCTCCCAGGTTCCGACACGATCCCTTCCTGCGTGATGGGGTCTTCGACCACGGCAGAGCGTCAGTCCCTCGCATAGCGGGACCGCACATGTTGCCTTCGACGTTGCTTACCGTCTCGGCCTCTGCGAGTTTCTGTCTTTCGCGGCTCAATAGCCCACCCCACAGGATCGCTGTGTACGCTTCGCAGCCGCCGTCACCGGCGACCACGCAACACTCGCTACCGGGCGCCCGCTACGGCCTACCCGGACCGGTCTTCCACCGGCTGGATCGCGCCAGCTTCTCCTGGCGCACAAGCAATCCAGAATGCCTCGGCGGAAAAATTCTGGATTGCTTCCGCCTTCGCCACAGGCTTCGGCGGACAAGTCGCTTCGCTCGTAATGACGAGGACGTAGCGGGCCAGCGCCTCAAAACTCCTTCAGCAGCCGCTCCAGATAGTCGAGCTCGATCTGCGGCCGCGAGGGATCGCCGAGACGACGGCGGAGCTCTTCGAGAATGCGGCGGACACGCTGGGTGTCGATCTCGCCGGGAATCTTGACCGTATAATCGTCGCCATATTCGCGGCCGTGAAGCGGACGGCCGAGCGGATCGGTCTGGTTGCCGCCGCTCTGCTGACGGCCGGCGCGCTGGCCGGGGCCGTCGCCCTGGCCGTCGCCATCGCCCTGCTGCATCGCCTCGGCCATCTTCTGCGCGCCCTTGCGCATCGCGTCGAGTGCCTTGCCCTGAGAGTCCACGGCGCCGTCGGCATTGCCCTCGCCGAGCTTTGATCCGGCATCGCCCATGGCACCGTCGGCCGCATCCAGGCTGCCGTCGTCATCGCCCTGGTCGCCATCCTGATCGCCGTTCTGGCCAGGCTGGCCCTGATCACCTTGCTGACCCTTCTGGCCCTTCTGTGCCTGCTGGCCTTTCTGCCCCTTCTGGGTGAGGCCGCGCTTGGCAAGCTCGTCCTGCAGCTTCTTCAGGCGGTCGCGCAGCCCCTGCTGGTCCTGCTGCAGCTCCGACATGGACTGATCGCCCTGCTGCTGCTTGCCGCGCGAGCGGTCGCGCCGGGAATCCTGGCCCTGCTTGAACGTCTTGTCGCGCAATTGCTGCTGCTTGCGGATCATGTCGCCGAGCTCGTTGAGCGCCTGCTCCATGTCGCTCTCGCCGGACTGCCCCGGCTGCGCCATCTGGAGGCCTTCCAGCATCTGCTGGAGCTGGTCGAGCAACTGCTTGGCGGCATCCTTGTCGCCGGAGCGCGACAGGCGCTCCATGCGGTCGATCATGTTCTGCAGGTCCTGCTGGCGCAGGACCTTGGTGTTCGGATCGAGCGGCCGCGCCAGCTGCTGCGGGTCATTATTGTTGCGGAACTGCTCGGCGAGCTGGCGCATGAAATCGTTCAGCGCCTGACGTAGATCCTGCGTGAGCTTCTTGATCTCTTCGTCGCTCGCGCCGCGCTCCAGCGCCTGCTTCAACGCGTCCTGAGCCGCGCGCAACGCCTTCTCGACGTCGGAGATCTTGCCGTCCTCGATCGTCACCGCGAGCGCCCACAGGCTCGCCACGACCTCGCGCAGGGCATCATCGGTGCGCGCGGCCTCGAGCTGGCGGGCCACGCTGTGCAGGCCGAGATATTGTCCGGCCTCCGGCGTGAACATTTCGGGGGCGATCATCAGCCCGTCGAGCGCGGCATACACGTCCGAATTCTTGTTGGCGTCGAGCGCGAGGATGCGGCGCTGCTCGATCAATGCACGGGCCAGCGGCTTGGTGAAGAGCCGTTCGGGCAGGCGCATGTTGAACGGTTCGCTTGCGGCCTCGTTGCCGGCCTCGTCCTTGGCCGTGAGAGTGAGCGTAACCTCGGCACCGGCATAGGGATCCTCGCTGAGATCCTTCACGGATTGCCCGACGCCGTTGCGGGTGCGCGCATTCGGCAGCGCGAGCGCGAATTGCGGCGGCTGGAACAGCGGCCGCGGCGCCGTCCTGGTGTCGCCATCGCCGGCGGCGGCCTTCGCACCAACCTTGGCGCCGTCCTTGCTGCCGTCCCTGGCGTCGGTCGACCGCGGGGCGAATTTCGCCTCGGCGCCGGTGACGCCGTAATCGTCCTCGATCTTGTAGGAGAGCTGGAGCGCGCCGCGCGCCTGGCGCTCCGGGTCCTTGGCAAGCGCGATCGTCGGCGGACGATCCGGCGTGGCCGCAAAGGCCCATTGCGGCTGGCCGGAGGGCGCCCGGACATGCGCGGTGCCGTCGCCGGTAATCGCGAAATGCTTTTCGTTGGTCCCTTTGGGGCTGGCTTCAGTCGGGGTGACCTCCTTGAGGCCGCCGGAGACGGCGACATCCAGGTTGCCGCCGGAGGAGCGCACGATCAGGGTCGAGCCGGCGGGAACGGCGAGCGGGGCGCCGGCGGGCAATGCCGCAGCTTCCTTGTTGGCGGCCGACAGGATGACCGGCGGCTTGCCGGTGTAGAGCGGCGGCGTGACCCAGGCATCGACGCGAACATTGGTCGGCGCCAGCACCCCGTTCCAGTCGAAGGCAGCGCCAAGGCGCATCGCACGCTCGTCACCCGCGGCGAAGAAGGTCGCAACCAGCATCACCATGACGAGGGCACGCAGCGCCCAGGGGTCGTGAAACGCGAGTCGCGGGTGCGGTACACCGGCGCGGATGCGCTTGATGGAGGCGAGCGTACGCTCGCGCTGCGCCTGCCACAGCGCCAGCGCGACCGGGTCCTGCGAGGTTAGCGTGTCCGTGAGCGTGGTCGCCGGGCGGTGACGGATGCCGGAGCCACGGTCGAGCCGGGCGAGCGCTTCCTCGCGGCTCGGCCAGCGGAAGCGAATCAGCGGGAACAGGGCAACGGCGGCGATCGCGGCAAAGAGGGCGAGGCCAATGGCCCTGGCCATGAATGGCAGCGCCAGCCAGAGTCCGGCCCAGGACACCACCAGGAACAGGCCGATGACGGTCAGAAGGCGCGCCGCATTGGGCCAGGCACGCTCCCACGCGATGGCATAAGTCGCCCGATCAAGGGCCTGCGCCAGCTTCAGCCGCGCCAGCGCATCGCCGTTGCGGATCGGGTCTGACGGGTCGGGGGTGACGCCGTTCAATCAGCTCTCCAGGTTGCCCGGTAGAGAGGAGCCTATCACAACGGCAGCACTGAGGCATCCGTTCCTGTACGGGAGAGCCTCCTTTTCCCGCATAACACGAGGACGTGACTGGCCCGGTGCAACCCCGTAATTTCCGCGCGCCAATCTCGCGGGAGACAAAGGAAACGCCATGGACAAGAAGATGCACGACAAGGGCCTGGAAGTCCGCAAAGCGGTGCCGGGCGAGGCCTACGTCAACAACGCCCTGAAGAACGTCGACGATTTCAACCGCCCGTTCCAGGAGATGCTCAACGAATATTGCTGGGGCACGGTGTGGGGCCGCGAGGAGCTGCCGCGCAAGACCCGCAGCATGCTGAACATCGCCATGATCGCGATCCTCAACCGTCAGCACGAGTTTCGCGCACATCTCAAGGGCGCGCTGACCAATGGCGTCACCCGCGAGGAGATCCGCGAGATCCTGATGCAGGTCGCGATCTACGGCGGCATGCCCGCCGCAGTCGACAGCTTCCGGATTGCGCGCGAGGTGTTCGCGGAGATCGACGGGAAGGCGTGAGACGCAGCGCCAATCTCCGCCGTCGTCCCCGGGGCGTGCGAAGCGCGAGCCCGGGACCCATAGCCACAGGACGATGTGGCTACGAGGACTCGGAGCTACCGCTTTCGCGCGACGATTTCTCCCTGTGGTTATGGGCCCCGGACCGGCGCGCGCCTTAGGGCGCGCTTGTCCGGGACGACATCGAGGGTGGAATGCGCATTTTCAACAACGAACAACAACCAAAAGGAAACACCATGGACATCGGATTCATCGGGCTCGGAAACATGGGTTCCCCGATGGCGCGGCGGTTGATCGAGGCGGGGCACAGGCTCGTCGTGTTCGACACGCGCAAGGAGGTCACGGGCAAGCTGGTCGCGCGCGGTGCCACTGCCGCGTCGTCGCCG from Bradyrhizobium sp. CB1015 harbors:
- a CDS encoding carboxymuconolactone decarboxylase family protein, whose product is MDKKMHDKGLEVRKAVPGEAYVNNALKNVDDFNRPFQEMLNEYCWGTVWGREELPRKTRSMLNIAMIAILNRQHEFRAHLKGALTNGVTREEIREILMQVAIYGGMPAAVDSFRIAREVFAEIDGKA
- a CDS encoding TIGR02302 family protein: MNGVTPDPSDPIRNGDALARLKLAQALDRATYAIAWERAWPNAARLLTVIGLFLVVSWAGLWLALPFMARAIGLALFAAIAAVALFPLIRFRWPSREEALARLDRGSGIRHRPATTLTDTLTSQDPVALALWQAQRERTLASIKRIRAGVPHPRLAFHDPWALRALVMVMLVATFFAAGDERAMRLGAAFDWNGVLAPTNVRVDAWVTPPLYTGKPPVILSAANKEAAALPAGAPLAVPAGSTLIVRSSGGNLDVAVSGGLKEVTPTEASPKGTNEKHFAITGDGTAHVRAPSGQPQWAFAATPDRPPTIALAKDPERQARGALQLSYKIEDDYGVTGAEAKFAPRSTDARDGSKDGAKVGAKAAAGDGDTRTAPRPLFQPPQFALALPNARTRNGVGQSVKDLSEDPYAGAEVTLTLTAKDEAGNEAASEPFNMRLPERLFTKPLARALIEQRRILALDANKNSDVYAALDGLMIAPEMFTPEAGQYLGLHSVARQLEAARTDDALREVVASLWALAVTIEDGKISDVEKALRAAQDALKQALERGASDEEIKKLTQDLRQALNDFMRQLAEQFRNNNDPQQLARPLDPNTKVLRQQDLQNMIDRMERLSRSGDKDAAKQLLDQLQQMLEGLQMAQPGQSGESDMEQALNELGDMIRKQQQLRDKTFKQGQDSRRDRSRGKQQQGDQSMSELQQDQQGLRDRLKKLQDELAKRGLTQKGQKGQQAQKGQKGQQGDQGQPGQNGDQDGDQGDDDGSLDAADGAMGDAGSKLGEGNADGAVDSQGKALDAMRKGAQKMAEAMQQGDGDGQGDGPGQRAGRQQSGGNQTDPLGRPLHGREYGDDYTVKIPGEIDTQRVRRILEELRRRLGDPSRPQIELDYLERLLKEF
- the ltrA gene encoding group II intron reverse transcriptase/maturase, with protein sequence MNRCGKSDAAVVAGKPANEAERSAEEQVEQRAVTEGNADQQSTSRTPSRTSVTPALERIRRTARERKKERFTALLHHINPDLLAAEFFALKKHAAAGADGVTWRDYEQNLKANLEDLHARIHRGAYRPQPSRRVYIPKPDGRQRPLAIAALEDKIVQRATAAVLNAIYEEDFLGFSYGFRPGRSTHDAMNALMVGIERRKVNFIVDADIRAFFDTVDQEWLIRFVEHRIGDQRIIRLIRKWLKAGVLEEGTVRVSEQGTAQGAVISPLLANIYLHYALDLWAERFRRREATGDMIIVRYADDFIVGFEHEDEARHFLEELRIRLKEFALSLHPEKTRLIEFGRHAEDNRRRRGLGKPETFSFLGFTFICGRSRQGKFQIRRKSRKDRMRAKLQAVKQGLQRRMHQSVLEQGKWLRQVVTGYFNYHAVPTNSRALAAFRYFVIEHWRRMLRRRSQTDGTTWQRVARLASDLLPKPQILHPWPRTRFAVTHPRWEPYAGKPHVRICAGGAQQ